A genome region from Qingrenia yutianensis includes the following:
- the glgA gene encoding glycogen synthase GlgA, protein MNILFAASEAAPFIKTGGLGDVAQSLPQQLEKDENIEVRVVIPYYKSIKENPNFKVSFLTSFGVDLAWRRVHVGVFTAVYKGVTYYLVDNEFYFYRDGCYGYYDDGERFAYFSKAILEMLMHIDFAPDIIHINDWQTALVPAFLRAQYCHMQKYSHIRTVLTIHNIEYQGKVPNEFLSYVLGMDEGMRNVLTYGDCLNFLKSAIVLCDKITTVSKTYSFEIRYAYYAHGLEKILEENSYKLCGITNGINTDIFNPNKDKNIYVNYKAGEVLKKQDNKLALQKDLGLEQNPDIPMVSMITRLVSHKGLDLVECVSKEIMDLGVQFVIVGTGDEKYENHFRHMAYVYPGKVSANIKFDTALASKVYAGSDIFLMPSKSEPCGLSQLIAMRYGTIPVVRETGGLFDTVPALNTDTLEGRGFTFKVYNAHDMLDAVRRAVDFYHDKVKYTKVVKNIMKYDCSWKKAASEYINVYGSII, encoded by the coding sequence TTGAACATTTTATTTGCGGCGTCCGAGGCGGCGCCCTTTATAAAGACGGGAGGACTGGGCGACGTTGCGCAGTCCCTTCCCCAACAGCTTGAAAAGGACGAAAATATCGAAGTCCGCGTGGTTATTCCGTATTATAAATCCATAAAGGAAAACCCGAATTTCAAAGTTAGTTTTTTAACCAGCTTCGGCGTTGACCTTGCGTGGAGGAGAGTGCACGTAGGCGTTTTCACCGCGGTGTATAAGGGTGTGACATACTATCTTGTGGACAACGAATTTTATTTTTACCGCGACGGGTGCTACGGATATTATGACGACGGCGAGCGTTTTGCATATTTTTCAAAGGCGATTTTGGAAATGCTTATGCACATCGACTTTGCGCCCGATATTATCCATATAAACGACTGGCAGACCGCGCTTGTTCCGGCATTCCTTCGCGCGCAGTATTGCCATATGCAGAAATATTCGCATATAAGAACGGTGCTCACAATTCATAATATCGAGTATCAGGGCAAGGTGCCGAACGAGTTTTTGTCATATGTTCTCGGTATGGACGAGGGTATGCGCAACGTGCTTACCTACGGCGATTGTTTGAACTTTTTGAAAAGCGCGATTGTGCTTTGCGACAAAATCACAACCGTGTCGAAAACTTATTCTTTTGAAATCCGATACGCGTATTATGCGCACGGACTGGAAAAAATTCTTGAAGAAAATTCATATAAACTGTGCGGAATTACAAACGGCATAAACACCGATATTTTCAATCCGAATAAGGATAAAAATATTTATGTGAACTATAAAGCCGGCGAGGTGCTTAAAAAGCAGGATAACAAGCTCGCGCTCCAAAAGGATTTGGGACTTGAGCAAAATCCCGATATTCCTATGGTTTCTATGATTACGCGCCTTGTTTCGCATAAAGGTCTTGACCTTGTGGAGTGCGTGTCCAAAGAGATTATGGATTTGGGCGTGCAGTTTGTAATTGTCGGCACGGGCGACGAGAAATATGAAAACCATTTCCGACATATGGCATATGTTTACCCCGGAAAAGTTTCGGCGAACATTAAGTTTGACACCGCGCTTGCAAGCAAGGTTTATGCAGGTTCTGACATTTTCTTAATGCCGTCAAAGAGCGAGCCGTGCGGACTTTCACAGCTTATCGCAATGCGCTACGGCACAATTCCCGTGGTGCGCGAAACGGGCGGTCTTTTCGATACCGTTCCGGCGCTCAATACCGATACTCTCGAAGGACGCGGATTTACGTTTAAGGTGTATAACGCGCACGATATGCTCGACGCGGTGCGCCGTGCGGTGGATTTTTATCACGATAAGGTTAAATATACAAAAGTTGTCAAAAATATTATGAAGTACGATTGCAGCTGGAAAAAAGCCGCGTCGGAATATATCAATGTTTATGGCAGCATCATATAA
- the glgD gene encoding glucose-1-phosphate adenylyltransferase subunit GlgD, whose translation MKMVGIIFSNIYDNTLGELTKKRTVASVPFGGRYRQIDFVLSNMVNSGITTTGIITKYHYQSLMDHLGTSSEWDLDRKNGGLFIIPPFADKSTEVYKGKIEALYGALSFLKKAEGDYVVMSDSVNVCNIDYEDVLESHIKSGADITVVASKEKEPSEDRKILLKTDENSRASEVVIDCIPAGGDFVGMGMFILDRKMLIDLVERCVAKGFYHFERDYLQPNFNSGKVSINVYEFKGVVLRNTSVASYFKNNFKLLDCDVRKNIFNPRAPIYTKVRDEAPTYYGKNSLVDDCLVADGCVINGNAEGCVIFRDVEIEEGAEVKNSVIMQGVKIGKGSKIENVILDKDVEIGSERTLIGAHTSPLIISKGEKI comes from the coding sequence ATGAAAATGGTAGGAATTATTTTTTCAAATATTTACGACAACACCTTAGGCGAGCTTACAAAAAAGAGAACTGTTGCGTCGGTGCCGTTCGGCGGACGTTACAGACAAATAGACTTTGTATTGTCGAATATGGTAAATTCGGGAATTACAACAACGGGAATTATCACAAAATATCATTATCAGTCGCTTATGGACCATCTCGGAACGTCGAGCGAGTGGGATTTGGACAGAAAAAACGGAGGACTTTTCATCATTCCGCCGTTTGCCGATAAAAGCACCGAGGTTTACAAGGGCAAAATCGAAGCGCTCTACGGCGCGCTTTCCTTCCTCAAAAAAGCCGAGGGTGACTATGTTGTTATGTCCGACTCGGTTAACGTGTGCAATATCGACTATGAGGACGTTTTGGAGTCGCATATTAAATCGGGCGCGGATATTACGGTGGTTGCAAGCAAGGAGAAAGAGCCGAGCGAGGACAGAAAAATTCTTCTTAAAACCGACGAAAACAGCCGTGCATCCGAGGTTGTTATCGACTGCATACCGGCAGGCGGCGATTTTGTGGGTATGGGAATGTTTATTCTCGACAGAAAAATGCTTATAGATTTGGTTGAAAGATGCGTCGCAAAAGGATTTTATCACTTTGAGCGCGACTATCTCCAGCCGAATTTCAACAGCGGAAAAGTGAGCATAAACGTTTACGAATTCAAAGGCGTTGTTTTGCGCAACACCAGCGTTGCGTCGTATTTTAAAAACAATTTCAAGCTTCTTGACTGCGACGTGCGCAAAAATATATTCAATCCGCGTGCGCCTATTTATACAAAGGTGCGCGACGAGGCGCCGACCTATTACGGCAAAAATTCGCTTGTTGACGACTGCCTTGTTGCCGACGGCTGTGTTATTAACGGCAATGCCGAGGGGTGCGTCATCTTCCGTGATGTTGAAATCGAAGAGGGCGCGGAGGTTAAAAATTCGGTTATTATGCAGGGTGTAAAAATCGGAAAAGGCAGTAAAATAGAGAATGTTATTCTCGATAAAGACGTTGAAATCGGCAGCGAACGCACGCTTATAGGCGCGCATACGTCACCGCTCATCATCAGCAAAGGCGAAAAAATTTAG
- a CDS encoding glucose-1-phosphate adenylyltransferase, with product MLSRRKECIAMLLAGGQGSRLKVLTEQTAKPAVPFGGKYRIIDFPLSNCVNSGIDTVGILTQYQPLELNSYIGNGRPWGLNRNFGGAHILPPYSKSKKSEWYKGTANAIYQNIHFIDLFNPEYVLVLSGDHIYKMDYAKMLDFHKEKKADCTIAVIDVPLSEASRFGIMTADKEDKITKFEEKPKKPDSTKASMGIYIFNWKILKSYLIEDEENPKSSNDFGKDVIPKMLADKAKMYAYSFDGYWKDVGTIKSLWEANMDLLDPESGIKIKDSKSRIYARNYASPPSFVSKSAEVENSYIAEGCLIKGKVKNSIIFTGCVIDEYAEVTDSVVMPNTKILSGASVKYSIIGENVLVGGNAKIGGDPKDYLENEWGISVVGKDKAIEAEQTVLPDEII from the coding sequence ATGCTGAGCAGGAGAAAAGAATGTATCGCAATGCTGCTCGCCGGAGGACAAGGCAGCAGATTGAAGGTTTTAACCGAGCAGACCGCAAAACCTGCGGTTCCGTTCGGAGGCAAATACAGAATTATTGATTTTCCGCTTTCAAACTGTGTAAATTCGGGTATAGATACGGTGGGAATTTTAACCCAGTATCAGCCTCTCGAGTTAAACAGTTATATCGGAAACGGCAGACCGTGGGGACTTAACCGAAACTTCGGCGGCGCGCACATTTTGCCGCCGTATTCAAAGAGCAAAAAGAGCGAATGGTATAAGGGCACGGCAAATGCGATTTATCAGAATATTCATTTTATAGATTTGTTCAATCCCGAGTACGTGCTTGTTTTGTCGGGCGACCATATATACAAAATGGATTATGCAAAAATGCTTGATTTCCACAAGGAGAAAAAAGCCGACTGCACAATCGCGGTTATAGACGTTCCTCTTTCCGAAGCGTCGCGTTTCGGCATTATGACGGCGGACAAAGAGGACAAAATTACAAAATTTGAGGAAAAACCCAAAAAGCCCGACAGCACAAAAGCGTCGATGGGCATATATATCTTCAACTGGAAGATTTTGAAAAGCTATCTTATAGAGGATGAGGAAAACCCCAAATCGTCAAACGACTTCGGAAAGGACGTTATCCCGAAAATGCTCGCGGACAAGGCTAAAATGTACGCATATTCGTTTGACGGCTACTGGAAAGACGTGGGAACCATTAAAAGCCTTTGGGAGGCAAATATGGACCTCCTCGACCCCGAGAGCGGAATTAAAATTAAAGACTCAAAATCGCGTATTTATGCGCGAAACTACGCGTCGCCCCCGAGCTTTGTGTCAAAGAGCGCCGAGGTTGAAAATTCGTATATCGCCGAGGGCTGCTTAATTAAAGGCAAGGTTAAAAACAGCATAATTTTCACAGGCTGTGTTATAGACGAATATGCCGAAGTTACCGACAGCGTGGTTATGCCGAACACAAAAATTTTGTCGGGTGCGTCGGTGAAATATTCCATAATCGGCGAAAACGTGCTTGTCGGCGGAAACGCGAAAATCGGCGGCGACCCCAAGGATTACCTTGAAAACGAATGGGGCATCAGCGTTGTGGGCAAGGATAAAGCAATCGAGGCAGAACAAACGGTTCTCCCCGACGAAATTATATAA